The DNA sequence TGAGATTGTTCCTGTTGAAGCTCATAGTGAATCTATGAAAACATAAGTTTTAATATGAGTAACACAAGTACATGATATCTATAGAGTTCATTGTTAATAATGAAGAGTACCAATTTCAAACGTTtgtggtcagtatgattttttttaacagcatttatttgaaatataaatcttaatGCATCCTCCTCTGCCAGGACAATCACATgaaacttttaattaaaatgtaaaaatgttactccgtatttctgaaggaagatgAGGTTCAAAATAAACCtgcatccatattatgatcaatGTGAGAGTGGCTAATCAGAATACcatgcttttaaaaaaacaaataaataaagccagAAATGTGTGAATCAGGAATTGCATGCAGGAAGACTTACACCTGAGGACGAGTCATTGCCAGCTGGTTAAGAATGTCTTTCTGAACTCTAGGAGTGGCTGTGGCCGTCAGTGCCATTATAGGAACATTGGGAAACATCCGCCTGAGCTCATGTAAGCGCTTGTAGTCGGGCCTGAAGTCATGACCCCACTGAGGAAGAAAcagatatattttacaatgttttatGGATTGTTCTACAACAGTgccaaaaaatttatttttattgtaaaatactgCCTTCACTACTTAAATCACATATTTTGACTGCTCTTGCTACACTGTAGAGTTTAATCAAGTTTACCTGACTGACGCAATGGGCCTCATCAATAACAAAGCGAGCCAGCAGTCCTCTTTCATACAGATTCTGAAGGGCACTGACCATCCTTCCACTAGCACACACCTGAGAACAAAAACACATATCAAAACTGTTCATAGATATGCACACAAACTTGCAACACACTGGTCTGATGTGAAACCCACCTTCTCAGGAGTGGCATAAAGCAGTTTGATGGGGGGATCCTTCCTAGACAGATGCATATAGATCTTTGCAGCCTCACTATCCGTTTTGTCCCCTGATAAACTAGTTGCACAGATCTGTAACACAAAATTGCTCAGTAAATCAACAGTTTCGATCAGGTTAAGTCAATTATTGTGCATAAGGAAAAGAAGGACTTACGTCTAATGTGGTGAGCTTTTGGACCTGGTCAACTATGAGAGACCGTAGAGGAGAAATGACAACAGTCACTCCAGCAGAGATACAAGCAGGAAGCTGATAGCAGAGACTTTTACCACCACCTGTAAAGATGTTGTGTCACATTGTAACATATCGTCACCAGGAAACACTTTGCTGGTATCTTAACACAGAGTAAGGAAACACTAACACAAAAGGAAGAGAGACAGTACACTGCTTTAATGCTCAAAAAATTGAGACtgcctgacaaaaaaaaaaaaacgaaatggtCAAAACGTCTGTCCTACTTATTATTAACCCTATAAAGTCTACTAATGTCCACTTTCATGTCATGCTCACAtgtgtctttttgctgtgaaatattgaattattttcataaagtaaatgtaagaataacttattttaaatgatatgggCAATGACCAAAATCTACTTACAGATTtgtgaataaatcatttattttcttattttcaaaaattatatttaaaacaaattctaaaattatttttatgcaaatCTCAACTGATATAATTGAATTTACACCACTGGCCATGAATCTCTTTACATATTGTAAACCactgacaaaaattacacaataaTTCATGAATACTATGTCTATGCATGTAATTATTGCAgcaagaaatgttgaaggtgtagCCAAGACACCTAGTCTAGTCTaagatcaaaataaataagcaataagAGTCCAAATTAATGCTTGTAACAAACCTGTAGGCATCAGTACAAATGTGTCTTCCCCTAACAGTGCGGCATTAATAGCCTCCAGCTGATTGAAGCGAAACTGATGCAGTCCAAACTTCTTATGGAAGATCTTCATCATCTCTGGGCTGTGAGGAAAGCTGAAGCCTCTAAAGCGGTCATGAGCTGGGTTTCTATACACGGGTTCTGCAGATCAAGAGATACAGTGTTAACGGATAACTGCTCATTACAGGGTCTTTAATAATATTGAACTAAATTATAAAGGAATATTAATTTACTCAAGCTTACCAGGATTGGATGTTTTGGTAGGTTTTGGCACTGGTGATGTTACAGTCTTTCTCTCCAAAGGTTTTGAGTGCCCTCCCTCCCGCACCAATGTTGTTTTTGCACCAGAATTGTCTCTTGATGCCAAGACACTTGGAGGTTCTTCAAAATAATCTGGAATATCAGTCTCATCAAAATCATCAATATCAAAGTCATCTATTAGGAAGTCATCTGCTTGAGAACAGTTGGGAACTGCCGTGTTGGTTTCGACACTGCTCTCAGCATTTCTCTTGCCCGAATCTACTCTTTTGGGGGAATAAAACAAGTCAACCTGATCTCCACCCACAGTCTGAATGTTTGACTCATTGAAGGACAACCTTGAGTAGCACTGATCTGTTTTTGACTCAGATTTGCTTGAAGGTAGACTTGACCCGTTTAAGATGGTTGTTGTTTTTGCTGAACTGTTAGGATTCCAGGAACCACCAGGGGTTTCAACTCCACTGATGATGCAGTCGGAGTCCTCAAAAACACTGTCATTTCCCAAAGATATGACCGAGGCAATGGACTTGCGAAACTGAAAGCCTGTTTTGACACCCTCTCCCCTTTCTGATGTCCCTGGGGTCATAGATGATGTTAGACTAGAGGGTGTGACTCCAAAAGCTTGTCTTTTTAGCAGACTAGAATATGGAGTTGCTGCTGGGTCTAACTGAGATGTTCTAGATGCTGCACCTATAGCTAGAATCCTTTTCCTGTGGTAAAGATAGAGTTATTAGTTATGCTATAACAAGCAGCAATGTCATCTATCGTTAATATATTAATAGAAAACTATAGAATTAGTATATCACACTTGTATAACTGTAACATTTCCTTCCTAGTGAGTAAAAGGGTGAATTAGTCatctgacaaaaaaacaaacaaaacaacacgaAAACTTATTCCAAGAATAATGCAACATCTCAAGGGTCCTAAGAACAGCCTTTATTTTTAGTAGCAGAATATGTGAGATTTAGAAGCATATCTTATGCAAAAAGTAATACCAGACTatctaaaatatacatattttttaatctaCATCGCAAAAATACTCCTTTATTACTTCACCTGTGCGCTCTCTGCAGTAATAGCTCTGTGCCACAGGTCAGTGCTATGAGCTCATGCTCAGGAATAGTGTCCACTAGACGACAAATAGACTCCATAACAGTAAAGAGAGCATCATCAGGTCCTAAAACACAAATACATGCACATTAGACAGTACATCATTTTATATACAGCAAATGGTTGCCTACCAAAAAGTTAAATCATGCATGAGTGATACCTTTTAAATCTTTGGTAGGTTCATTCAAGGGTGCCGACAGGCTTGAGGCGGACTCATGAGGTGGAACATTTTTGTCAGCATGGGTAACAGGGTCAGGTAAACTACAAAACAGAGTTTTAGAAAATAAGCTTAAAAtcaaacttaaatgaaaataaacagtacttattttaatttgtagtttacaaaaaaataattttgcaattAAAGCATGTCACCGTTTCTCCTTTTCTGAGTCAAAGGGACTCGTCTCCTCAGGAACAGGGGATGGGGGGATGAAATCCTGATAATCTTCATAAAAGTTGTCTGTCTCAGTCTCATCAATGTCTATGGTGTTTGTCTCAGCCCACTGATTTTTTTCAGCAGCTGCAAATCAAATATTGTGTATCATTATTGTgagatttattttaatatctaagCACACAAACCTTTTCTTTAGCAAATGAAAAACTGACAAAATAGGGGTAAGCccactggggaaaaaaaataaaaaaatcgagATGCACTAACTTATCACACAACTGATGTCCTTTTGGTTTTTACCTGGTGAAGTACAGTCGATGATCTCCTCATCTTCAGTGTCACTCAGTAGTGCCTTTTGCTGGACTGATTTCCTATGTCTTTTGGTCTTTTTAATGGGCGAATCCTCGGGCTCTCTCTCAGCAGGCTCTGTGCTGACTCTATTAGCAGCTGACAGGATGTCCTTTGGGGCAGTTAAGGTTTCTGTAACCTGTAAACCTCCATTTAATGCAGTCTCATCACTCTTAGCACAAGAGGAATTTTGGGGGGTGTTCTGGTCCGAAACACTAAGCTTTTTTGTAGAAGTCCCTGTTACTGGGGACACTACTCTTGTCTTGACTGGGGTTTCAAAATCATCCAAGTCATCCCATTCATTGAAGGAGAGTTGAGAGATGTCATGCTTAAATTCACCCACATTCTGATCTTTAGGTAAGGCTGCAGGTTTAAGCGAATCCTTAATGGTAGATTGGACAGGAGGTGTTTTGTTCACTGCAAATGGGTTGGCTAATGGATTAACAGTATTGGTCTTCGGTCTGCTGGGTGCTGCAAAGAAGTTGACTTTCGGTGCTGCCCTCTCAGGCTTTTGCGAAAACGTCACAGGACTTTTGGTTACTTCACAGCTGCGGGGAACATTGACACTCCTGTTTGCTAAGACATTTGCACCAGTTACCTTTTGAGGAGCTTCCACTTCGGAGATGCTGGATGAAGACTTCTTTTTGAAACAAAACCCCCTGAACAGAAAAATTTCAGTGGTTAGACAAACCTGCTACACATTTCAGATGTTGAtatgaattcattttaatttgtctACGTTACTTATCTATCTAGTTAAATACACCGTCTTTGCAGGCTCTCCGATTCCTGTTTGTATTTATTCTGTACCTAAATTCTGTACCTAAACCTCTATTTATCGTTATCCATCTGTACTCTGTACTTAAATCTGTCTAtccacctatctatctatctaatgcaGAATATAATAATGTTCTTACCCATGCTTTGGTTTCAGCAGTGACAACTTGTTCTGTGCAGCATTACTGTGTCGTTCCAGTTGCTCCTTTAGGTTATTTTGAGGAAGACTCGgcattgtgtgtgcatttatattaaATACGATTCATTCAAAGTTAAAGTATATGACACTTAATCAGCtccacaaacaaatacacactcaaaaacaaatacatgcaTGCTCCGTTAGAATTAATGCGACATTACAACCCTCGGTTTTAGGACAGAAAACTCACAACGGAAGGTTTCGCTCTCATTCTGCCATCGTGTgaacattaaaacaacaaaaagagaaagTCACACAAAGTTCCTTTATAATTACCGCCACCAAACACAAAAATGAGATATTCTGTTATAACATACGAGCGCGCACAAAGTCACCATAACACCACTGAAAGCTCGCGCTTACCGCGTATTCGTAGCTAGGACTCTGATTGGACAGCTGTCAGTAACGTCACTTCCGCGGCTGCTTGTTTGCGATATACTCTTTCCTTTAGTTTTAAACCATCAGCATTCATTCACTatcagtatcttttttttttcaatttttccaCTATATGTTTTGCTGAGTGCATTTTCTTGTCCCAACGTAGACtaataagtatttaaaaaactgcTTCCTCTCTGGCGCTCGCTGTTGTAGCGCAAACATTAGATGTGGATTTAGGTCGCCACATACTGGTTTACTGTGGAATTGCACGTCATTTACATATTCTATTTTAGCAAGGAAGTGCATGCACTCACAcagtatttaattaaaaagctgcatatataattatatatttaatatagtagtaaattattattattattattatttttactttttaaagtcTCAAAGCTCTACTTAATGAATGAACACCATTACTCTGAAGGACAGcgatccataaaaaaaaatatatataaaggcaaccacacacacatacacacacacataatcccttagaaaatatttatttcagtgcAATAGTTTTGGTtgcaaacatacattttttttacaaaaccttAGATTTTAACAAAGCAGacaactttaaaaacaaaattagacATATTAATAGCCAATCGAGTGTCATTGaatgttttaaatgaatgtgaataattaatttaatttaacttatttACCGACAGCTAGTATAGACTACAACTCATTTCTGAAGATGTTGTCCATTATGCATAAAATGATTCTGTGTGAGagtaaaatgtaataacttgtctcactttttatggtttaaaaaaatacatttcatttatttagaccAAAGGTAAAGGATAGGATGAACACGCAGCAAGTCCACACATGTTCTTTCCCCTCTCAATGTAAAAATATCtgtatggaaaataaaataattaacattaaacattacatttattgcaATTACCTTGGTCAAATGGTCAAGTTTGTTTATAATtgctactgtatttattaaccGTACAGTAGCACAGCATTTGAGGAAATCATGCAAACAGACCCGTTAATTCCCCAGTAGGGTCCCCAGGAGTTCTTCACTATCCAATATGGGGTTCCATTCTGCTCGGAATAGCCCACTGCAAGCACTGCATGGTTCACCTTGTCAGTAGTGTTATGACAAGCTGtgctataaaataaaatcataaaattacaGAAATTGCAAAGAACTGTCACAAATAAATCCAGCATAAAAGCAGCAGCCTATAAaagcaaatgtatatatatttcatactAACCTGGTATATATTCCATCTTTGTAGTGCATGAAATCAGATGTCACCTCATATGCAAAGCTGACAGGGTTCAACCTGGCCACAGCATCCACCATCTCCATTTCATCATACTAATAACaggaatttacagttaaagagGAGACATGTAGTTAATATTAATCTTTGTACATGGACCACCACTTACCTTTGTTATGTTTACAACATCTTTCACGAAGGCAGCAGCCAACTCTGGTTTGAATCTGCATTCATCTTCCTACAAGCATGTAGGGTATGAACAAATGTCACCACTTTATGAATGAACTCTTGAAACCATCAGGTAAAATACTTACTTTAGCCTTATAGGGGTAGTCTTGCTCTGTCATGAGACCTTTGTTGTACATGATGTACTCAAAGGCATGACTTGGGAGGCCACTAAAAAGCATGTGAcgggagtaaaatgttgtttagACCATTTTACAGTAAAGACTTTACTcctaaaaattttttaaaaaaggcCAAGATGAATtcatacattattttatctaaCTCACCCACTGCAGCCATGATTGTCGAAAGCACCTGCACAATCTACAAGCTGCTGCTCTGCCTGTAAAAAGTACATGATAGGAACAGGATGTTTCATAAATTacagttatatttttttttactaatgtgcTGTTTTGGGGTTTGTTTGCATCTGCCAAAGGGCAGAAAAAGGAAAGGAGTGGTATATATTACAATACTGatactaaattaaataataagaCATAATAGATAAATGTTTACAGGCTTTGTTAAATTAAAAGCAACATATACATACTAGTTGTAGGAGTTTCCCTGTGGCTATAGCAGTGACAGACTCCAGACAGCCTGTGGTGGAAAAAGTCCAGCAGCTACCACAAGCTCCCTGAAATAGTGTTATCGATTTAAACATCagcattgtttaataaaaaaaataaaaatgatcaaaagCACAATAGAGGATTATTAGAGCAAGCTACCTGGTTTTTGACATTAGTTACATAGTTTCCTTTCGTTCTCCAGTCAATCATATCAGGATAAGGCCCATTACTGCTCAGATGATTCCCTCTAGTGGCGGAGCAGTTCTGTCAGGTTGTAAAATGGTCATGAATTGTGGTACTTTCCTATTTCCTCATTGATCACGAGATGCTGTTAAAACAATACCTGAGGTTCTGTCAGGAGGAAGGACTTTTTAAATTCAGTAAAGCTCATGTCTGAAAAATGATTCAGTCCCACTGTAAAGTGCAGAGAAAtgttatgtgtttttttaaacatcgTGCTcatacaaacaacaacaaatcgTGCTCATAAAACAAAGGCTTCAGCAAGTTAGATTATATCAGTCACAGCCTACTTGAAAACATATGGTCTCCTGCATTATGGCGCTCGATCTTCTTCTTGTTGTCCAGGAATATCTGTAGTCGCTGGTAATATTCATTTATCTCGTATTTTTTGTTATACTGCAAATTTCAAAAGAATAAACCAAATTACTTTTCTTCCTCCCAATTTTTCACTTCCTTTATTGTCGCCTTAAATCCCCTTTTTGTTGCCACATGACATTTCAATTTAATATTCTTACCTGAGACATCCATGATTTGAAATGATACTCatctgtaacaaataaatatttatattttcatttttactgCACACTAACCGTTCTGCAAAGTACCTTTATcatgtttaaattaattaatcattcGTATTTTAGTCCACAAAATTTaggctattttaaattatatattatatataactatgAATATAGCCTGCTCTTTAAGTTTGAGCGGTCATACTTGTTATGCATTTGTACTGAAGCGCCAAATAGTAAAAAGCGAAAGTAACGTACGCAGCGTCACACGTAGGCTACGCGGAAGAAAAAAGCTAAAGCCAAAAGctggtgtaaataaataaataattaccttCTTCAGTGTGCAATGGCAATGTATGCACGTGATACAGAACGGCAAACAGAACCGGTAAAAACAACACGTTCATCTTCAAGCCTGTGAGGAACTAACAGCAGCATATCAGTGTAAGATCTCATCACATGAGCGCGCCAGCACTCCTCCTACAGGGAGGGCTTTCATATTAGTCCTCTGCTCTTAGGGTTAAaggcactgatctatatatagatcagtggttaaaaGCAGTGGtcgaattgtaaaaaaaaaaaagaaattcagggGGTTTGGTGTGGTGAAGTTCTTTTTCGTGGTGGGGGTATGTCATGTAGCTTTTACATAGgtcaatattaataattaaacaatattttgctaaatgtgCTTCATAGCTGAAGCCTCCGGTGGTTTACGGTCATGGATAAAGAATTATGACAATAAAACCACCTGTAGGTGGCAGCAAGCCcttgtttttataaattatttattgaatcgttcaaatcaaacgattcgttcaaaacaAACGGTTAATTCAATTAGAAATGTAACAATTATGGATTTTTTCTTCCTTTATAAATACAAaggaaggatttttagaaatcttggacaactgaaaagtatgaacatgaaaagtatgagcatgtacagcactaaatacttagttggggctccttttaccTGAATTACTGcatcaatgtggcgtggcatggagtcgatcagtctgtggcattgCTCAGGTGTTATAAGAGCCCagtttgctctgatagtggccttcagctcttctgcattgttgggtctggcctATCACtttttcctcttcacaataccctatatagattttctatggggttaaggtcaggcgagtttgctggccaattaagaacagggataccatggtccttaaaccaggtactggtagctttggcactctGTGCAgctgccaagtcctgttggaaaatgaaatctgcatctccataaagttggtcagcagcaggaaccatgaagtgctctaaaacttcctgatatacagctgcgttgaccttggacctcagaaaacacagtggatcaacaccagcagaagacat is a window from the Carassius carassius chromosome 13, fCarCar2.1, whole genome shotgun sequence genome containing:
- the blm gene encoding recQ-like DNA helicase BLM isoform X2, with amino-acid sequence MPSLPQNNLKEQLERHSNAAQNKLSLLKPKHGGFCFKKKSSSSISEVEAPQKPERAAPKVNFFAAPSRPKTNTVNPLANPFAVNKTPPVQSTIKDSLKPAALPKDQNVGEFKHDISQLSFNEWDDLDDFETPVKTRVVSPVTGTSTKKLSVSDQNTPQNSSCAKSDETALNGGLQVTETLTAPKDILSAANRVSTEPAEREPEDSPIKKTKRHRKSVQQKALLSDTEDEEIIDCTSPAAEKNQWAETNTIDIDETETDNFYEDYQDFIPPSPVPEETSPFDSEKEKRLPDPVTHADKNVPPHESASSLSAPLNEPTKDLKGPDDALFTVMESICRLVDTIPEHELIALTCGTELLLQRAHRKRILAIGAASRTSQLDPAATPYSSLLKRQAFGVTPSSLTSSMTPGTSERGEGVKTGFQFRKSIASVISLGNDSVFEDSDCIISGVETPGGSWNPNSSAKTTTILNGSSLPSSKSESKTDQCYSRLSFNESNIQTVGGDQVDLFYSPKRVDSGKRNAESSVETNTAVPNCSQADDFLIDDFDIDDFDETDIPDYFEEPPSVLASRDNSGAKTTLVREGGHSKPLERKTVTSPVPKPTKTSNPEPVYRNPAHDRFRGFSFPHSPEMMKIFHKKFGLHQFRFNQLEAINAALLGEDTFVLMPTGGGKSLCYQLPACISAGVTVVISPLRSLIVDQVQKLTTLDICATSLSGDKTDSEAAKIYMHLSRKDPPIKLLYATPEKVCASGRMVSALQNLYERGLLARFVIDEAHCVSQWGHDFRPDYKRLHELRRMFPNVPIMALTATATPRVQKDILNQLAMTRPQVFTMSFNRNNLKYSVLPKKPKKVDEECIQWIKKYYPRDSGIVYCLSRNDCDTLADSLQRAGIAALAYHAGLKDSDREYVQNKWINQDGCQVMCATIAFGMGIDKPDVRYVIHASLPKSVEGYYQESGRAGRDGEISHCVLFYAYSDVIRIKRLIAMDKDGNQQSKATHINNLHSMVHFCENVAECRRIQLLAYFGEHTFNTSFCKEHPEVICDNCARPHKYKSRNVTDDVKKIVRFVQENCEKVGNRYGKSAQQNRLTLNMLVDIFLGSKSARIQSGMFGVGAAYSKHNAERLFKKLVLDSVLMEDLYITNNGQAVAYISAGPKAMSVLSGCMQVEFVETESASSIRKHKASVIENVSKREEMVKKCLQELNDLCKKLGKVFGIHYYNIFSTATLKKIAETLSPDPEVLLQIDGVTEDKLEKYGAEFIELLQKYSEWQLPAEAQTESWIDTTRGHQNEEDDDDDEGDTTSTYFRSTSGRGAKRKQASYSRKPKRRKGTGGQNSSSKGGYSNNWSSSRGGGYRGGSRNAGRGSRTAPSVPAGKRPGFMALPTPQTAARPFLKPAFSHL
- the blm gene encoding recQ-like DNA helicase BLM isoform X1, which codes for MPSLPQNNLKEQLERHSNAAQNKLSLLKPKHGGFCFKKKSSSSISEVEAPQKVTGANVLANRSVNVPRSCEVTKSPVTFSQKPERAAPKVNFFAAPSRPKTNTVNPLANPFAVNKTPPVQSTIKDSLKPAALPKDQNVGEFKHDISQLSFNEWDDLDDFETPVKTRVVSPVTGTSTKKLSVSDQNTPQNSSCAKSDETALNGGLQVTETLTAPKDILSAANRVSTEPAEREPEDSPIKKTKRHRKSVQQKALLSDTEDEEIIDCTSPAAEKNQWAETNTIDIDETETDNFYEDYQDFIPPSPVPEETSPFDSEKEKRLPDPVTHADKNVPPHESASSLSAPLNEPTKDLKGPDDALFTVMESICRLVDTIPEHELIALTCGTELLLQRAHRKRILAIGAASRTSQLDPAATPYSSLLKRQAFGVTPSSLTSSMTPGTSERGEGVKTGFQFRKSIASVISLGNDSVFEDSDCIISGVETPGGSWNPNSSAKTTTILNGSSLPSSKSESKTDQCYSRLSFNESNIQTVGGDQVDLFYSPKRVDSGKRNAESSVETNTAVPNCSQADDFLIDDFDIDDFDETDIPDYFEEPPSVLASRDNSGAKTTLVREGGHSKPLERKTVTSPVPKPTKTSNPEPVYRNPAHDRFRGFSFPHSPEMMKIFHKKFGLHQFRFNQLEAINAALLGEDTFVLMPTGGGKSLCYQLPACISAGVTVVISPLRSLIVDQVQKLTTLDICATSLSGDKTDSEAAKIYMHLSRKDPPIKLLYATPEKVCASGRMVSALQNLYERGLLARFVIDEAHCVSQWGHDFRPDYKRLHELRRMFPNVPIMALTATATPRVQKDILNQLAMTRPQVFTMSFNRNNLKYSVLPKKPKKVDEECIQWIKKYYPRDSGIVYCLSRNDCDTLADSLQRAGIAALAYHAGLKDSDREYVQNKWINQDGCQVMCATIAFGMGIDKPDVRYVIHASLPKSVEGYYQESGRAGRDGEISHCVLFYAYSDVIRIKRLIAMDKDGNQQSKATHINNLHSMVHFCENVAECRRIQLLAYFGEHTFNTSFCKEHPEVICDNCARPHKYKSRNVTDDVKKIVRFVQENCEKVGNRYGKSAQQNRLTLNMLVDIFLGSKSARIQSGMFGVGAAYSKHNAERLFKKLVLDSVLMEDLYITNNGQAVAYISAGPKAMSVLSGCMQVEFVETESASSIRKHKASVIENVSKREEMVKKCLQELNDLCKKLGKVFGIHYYNIFSTATLKKIAETLSPDPEVLLQIDGVTEDKLEKYGAEFIELLQKYSEWQLPAEAQTESWIDTTRGHQNEEDDDDDEGDTTSTYFRSTSGRGAKRKQASYSRKPKRRKGTGGQNSSSKGGYSNNWSSSRGGGYRGGSRNAGRGSRTAPSVPAGKRPGFMALPTPQTAARPFLKPAFSHL
- the LOC132155660 gene encoding pro-cathepsin H-like; translation: MNVLFLPVLFAVLYHVHTLPLHTEEDEYHFKSWMSQYNKKYEINEYYQRLQIFLDNKKKIERHNAGDHMFSMGLNHFSDMSFTEFKKSFLLTEPQNCSATRGNHLSSNGPYPDMIDWRTKGNYVTNVKNQGACGSCWTFSTTGCLESVTAIATGKLLQLAEQQLVDCAGAFDNHGCSGGLPSHAFEYIMYNKGLMTEQDYPYKAKEDECRFKPELAAAFVKDVVNITKYDEMEMVDAVARLNPVSFAYEVTSDFMHYKDGIYTSTACHNTTDKVNHAVLAVGYSEQNGTPYWIVKNSWGPYWGINGYFYIERGKNMCGLAACSSYPLPLV